The genomic DNA TTGTCGGATATGTTAAACAATTCACTGATTTAAATCTAAACAATTTAAAACCAGATATGAAAAAAACCGTGACCACGGCAACATATTTTTTTAAAAAGAAAACCATATTAAGAAAAAAAAATACAATAGTTAGTGCCTATAAATCAAGAAGTACAACTGTCGGAAGATCATTAAGAACCATGACCATTGATGAATTAGCGACACTTTGGCATTTCCCTGTTGATTCTGTTGTAAAAGCACCCTTAATACAAAAGGCGGCTGGTCGAAAAGTTGAACCTCCTATGACCCTCCCAACATCTGGTGAAAGTAGAGATACTGAGGAGACATTTAAATCTGACTTTAGAGATATGGTGGCTGAAGATTCAACTTCAGATGAGAAAAAAGCAAGTAATCATTCTCAAGATAAGCTACATAATGATAGCGAGAATAGCGGAGGGGATATGGAAAGTATTTTCATTGAAGATCAACCAAAAGCAAACTTTAAAAAAGATATTTTATCAAAAAAAGAAGAAGATAATACTTCGGCGAGCTCAGCACGAAGAAAGGATGACGATGAGGAAATTCCTGAAAATCTTCCCTTTGCATAACAACTATGGAAAATAAAGACATGACAGTATTTGCCGAAACTAATTTTCGCAACAAATACAGAAAATTTGGAATAAAAACAGATGACAAAAGACGTCATATGTATTTGATTGGAAAAACTGGTATGGGAAAATCAACAGTGCTGGAAAACATGATAATTGACGATATTTGGGCAGGGAAAGGAGTTGCCATAGTTGATCCTCATGGTGATTTGGCAGAAAAAATTATCGAATATATTCCAGCCAACAGGGTAAACGACGTTGTTTATTTCAACCCAGCAGATATGGAAAATCCAATAGCATTTAATGTTGTAGAACAGGTTGAGCCTCATTTGAGACATCTTGTTGCTTCAGGATTGATTGGAGTTTTCCAAAAACTTTGGGCGGACTCTTGGGGGCCTAGACTAGAATACATTCTAAGAAACACAATTCTCGCTATTCTTGATTACCCAGGTTCTACTTTGCTCGCTGTTATTAGGATGCTTTCTGATAAGGGTTTTCGTGCAAAAGTTGTTGAGAATATATCCGACCCCGTTGTTAGGGCTTTTTGGGTAAATGAATTTGCGGGCTATGCCGATAAATTTGCTTCAGAGGCTGTGTCTCCTATTCAAAATAAGGTTGGTCAATTCCTTTCAAGTTCCTTAATTAGAAATATAGTCGGACAAGTAAAATCAAATATCGACATGCGAGCAATAATGGATGAAGGAAAAATATTAATCCTAAATCTGAGTAAAGGAAGAATTGGAGAAGATAATTCTCAGCTTTTGGGAGCTATGATGATTACAAAGATACAATTGGCTGCCATGAGTAGAGTTGATATTTCAGAAACAGAAAGAAAGGATTTTGTTCTTTACGTTGATGAGTTTCAGAATTTTACTTCCGATAGTTTTGCTAATATTTTATCAGAAGCCAGAAAATATCGACTAAACTTAATTTTGGCCCATCAATATATCGAGCAATTATCAGAAACTATTAAACCAGCTGTTTTTGGAAATGTTGGCACTATGATTGTTTTCCGAGTTGGGGCAACCGACGCCGAAGAACTTGTTAAAGAGTTCTCGCCAGTATTTACCGAGGAGGATATCGTGAGTCTCCCAAAATATGAATTTTACTTGAAACTAATGATAGATGGCATTGCTTCTGATCCTTTTTCGGCTCGTGGCTTGCCTCCGAAAACCGAGGCTGAGAAAACAGGGAATTTAGAAAAAGTTATTGGTGTGAGTAGAGAGAGATATGCAGAAAAGAAAGATATAGTAGAAGAGAGAATTAATCTTTGGCATTCTGACGTAGAAGAAGTTATCTTACAGAATAGGGCGGCAAAAGCAAAAAAATCAAATTATAAGCAAGGCCCTAAACCACAGACCTTTAATGCCAACAACAACGACAAATCTTTTGATTCAGTCATTGTTCAAGGTGGAAATAATAAAATTTCGCAAACAAGCGGTGGCGGACAAGTTCAAACTCAAACAAGAAATGACTCCGATGTTTATAAAAACGAAGCAGTTTGTGCTCGTTGCAATGAGACAACCAGGATTTCTTTTGTTCCAGACGGGATTAGACCAGTCTATTGTAAAGCATGTTTAAATATTGCTAAGCAAGAAAAAAGTCAGGAGTTGGAGCAAAGAAGAAGAGCCAAGGAATTGGAATTAGAAAAACTAGGAAAACAACAGCAGACCTTTGTTAAAAAAGATAATAGCACTCCTCAGGCACCCTCAGTTAAAGAGCTTTCTCTTAGCGATGCCATAGGAATGGGAGCAGTTGATTTTAAAGGAAGAAAACAAGAGAGCCGGCCCCCAGATTCAACTCCGAGGAATAATCATTCCGAGAAAAACTCTTCATCAAAACCAGAGCAGAAGGAAGAAGACCTAGAAGAAGATAAATTAGTAGTATTTAAATAAACCCAACATTAGACAAAACAGGGGTTTTAATATATTCTTTATATGATTGAGCTTTAGGAGTAAGCTTTGTTTGTTATAGAAATATGAATTACTTAAAAATTGGGAAAGCTACTGACCTTAGTGGTGGCGAACGAAAATTGTACAGGAGGCTTGAAATGCTACCTGCCTTTTTGTCGTGGGTAACTCTTATTGGACTTGTTGTTCTTTCATATTTTTTCCCAGTGAAGGTTGCTTTTTTTGTTATCGCTTTTGATGTCTACTGGCTTCTCTTGGTTGTTTTCTTGGGGATTCATCTTATTGTTGCATATAGAAAGATGCAGAAAAATATTAAAATAAATTGGGAGGAAAAATGTATATTCCTGGAATCTGATGTTGGTAAATATGAAGAACAAAAAGAGAAGTACAGTGAAGAAAAAAACATTCCTCTCAAATATAAATATAAGTGGACAGATTTGTATAATATAGTTGTTCTTCCAACATACAATGAAGGAATGGAAATAATAAGACCAAGCATTGATGCGATTGCAAAAGATACTTTTCCAAAAGAAAAGATGGTTATTATTTATGCTGTTGAAGCGCGTGGCGGAGAACAAGCCCTAAAGAGAGCTAATCAAGCGAAACAGAAATACGGAAATATGTTTATGGATTTTATTATATCAGTGCATCCTGACGGTATAGAAGGGGAGCTCAAAGGTAAGGGTGCTAATCAAGCCTGGGCAGCTCAGGTTATGCGAGAAGAGTTAATCGACAAGGAACAACTTAATTACAAAAAAATACTAATTAGCGTTTTTGATATTGATACTATTATAGAGCCTGGATATTTTCATAATTTAGTTCATACTTTTTTGACAGTCGAGAATGCCTATAGGGCAAGTTATCAGCCAGTTCCTGTGTATCATAATAATATTTGGCAGGCACCCTTTTTCGCTCGGATGGCAGCTTCCTCAAATACTTTTTGGCAAATGATGCAACAGATTAGACAAGAAAAACTAGCTACCTATTCATCGCATTCCATGACATGGCAAGCCTTAGTTGATATCGGATTTTGGTCAACGAAAATGGTTTCAGAAGATTCGCGTATTTTTTGGCATTGTTTTTGTCACTACAAAGGAGATTACCGAGTAGAGCCGATGAATTATCCTGTTTCAATGGATGTTTGCGTGGGGGAATCAAAACTAGATACAGCTCGAAATTTATATAAACAACAGCGTAGATGGGGATGGGGAGTAGAGAATGTTCCTTACCTTA from Patescibacteria group bacterium includes the following:
- a CDS encoding glycosyltransferase family 2 protein, with protein sequence MNYLKIGKATDLSGGERKLYRRLEMLPAFLSWVTLIGLVVLSYFFPVKVAFFVIAFDVYWLLLVVFLGIHLIVAYRKMQKNIKINWEEKCIFLESDVGKYEEQKEKYSEEKNIPLKYKYKWTDLYNIVVLPTYNEGMEIIRPSIDAIAKDTFPKEKMVIIYAVEARGGEQALKRANQAKQKYGNMFMDFIISVHPDGIEGELKGKGANQAWAAQVMREELIDKEQLNYKKILISVFDIDTIIEPGYFHNLVHTFLTVENAYRASYQPVPVYHNNIWQAPFFARMAASSNTFWQMMQQIRQEKLATYSSHSMTWQALVDIGFWSTKMVSEDSRIFWHCFCHYKGDYRVEPMNYPVSMDVCVGESKLDTARNLYKQQRRWGWGVENVPYLIFNTIKDWKNIPKGKFIGRIMVQIYGFHSWGTNALIIAVVGWMPLILGGDRFNSTVLSGNLPVVTRALMTMAMGGLVLSAILSTMILPKKPKGVKKRKYLSMVGQWILLPFSIIIFGAIPGLEAQTRLMFGKYMGFWVTPKSR
- a CDS encoding type IV secretion system DNA-binding domain-containing protein; the protein is MENKDMTVFAETNFRNKYRKFGIKTDDKRRHMYLIGKTGMGKSTVLENMIIDDIWAGKGVAIVDPHGDLAEKIIEYIPANRVNDVVYFNPADMENPIAFNVVEQVEPHLRHLVASGLIGVFQKLWADSWGPRLEYILRNTILAILDYPGSTLLAVIRMLSDKGFRAKVVENISDPVVRAFWVNEFAGYADKFASEAVSPIQNKVGQFLSSSLIRNIVGQVKSNIDMRAIMDEGKILILNLSKGRIGEDNSQLLGAMMITKIQLAAMSRVDISETERKDFVLYVDEFQNFTSDSFANILSEARKYRLNLILAHQYIEQLSETIKPAVFGNVGTMIVFRVGATDAEELVKEFSPVFTEEDIVSLPKYEFYLKLMIDGIASDPFSARGLPPKTEAEKTGNLEKVIGVSRERYAEKKDIVEERINLWHSDVEEVILQNRAAKAKKSNYKQGPKPQTFNANNNDKSFDSVIVQGGNNKISQTSGGGQVQTQTRNDSDVYKNEAVCARCNETTRISFVPDGIRPVYCKACLNIAKQEKSQELEQRRRAKELELEKLGKQQQTFVKKDNSTPQAPSVKELSLSDAIGMGAVDFKGRKQESRPPDSTPRNNHSEKNSSSKPEQKEEDLEEDKLVVFK